A genome region from Purpureocillium takamizusanense chromosome 8, complete sequence includes the following:
- a CDS encoding uncharacterized protein (SECRETED:SignalP(1-20~SECRETED:cutsite=AAA-AT~SECRETED:prob=0.3577)~CAZy:GH162~COG:S~EggNog:ENOG503P5CG): MRPFSLLASLSGLALAVAAAATPQSLKPREQQAKARPPKCRFALDWTQNQVLANPEGFAWDLLYWEGKFHQDDVAYNTANGMSYDGTQLNWTTGERTLKHPFSAASKEALQIMLYARAIAGSKEAARFLVPDRPSTASSVAASIMQTKLETYLRFNETYPGFGGFLPWMTTSNKDVQPTSDWVNRVPALDNGELLWAVYACIQALESSDNPSFGKLAKGWQTWFDYVKTTAVPVFYRGQGLVCAVTKIKDQGLPVSDAGQHYECETPNYLDDPYEGELFTHFVNLFSKLPKKEKDQLWTVKRKKLVSVEYNMGCVGPITVEQGFWFSSHEPWKVLELPYYDVDIVRRLYHNAERARTCNSAVTKVPGLFASVNNSTDPETDTIIGYISPAGIPSIASQKEQEHDVITPYGAWPTMMFDKAVGLAWWHNMVTAKKMQNPYGSTESTRVDGKLVSALVTWDSKVTTVVSLLGGVGDLVRDKLKKDRKYDEFVSVTNREYSRVFKKLKGEKIQLCLPRARVPEAGLEDFSSCK, from the exons ATGAGGCCCTTTTCGCTCCTGGCCAGCCTCTCGGGGCTCGCCCTTGCGGTGGCAGCAGCTGCCACGCCGCAGAGCCTGAAACcgagggagcagcaggcgaAGGCCCGTCCGCCAAAGTGCCGCTTCGCACTGGACTGGACGCAGAATCAGGTTCTCGCCAACCCCGAGGGCTTCGCCTGGGACCTCCTCTACTGGGAGGGCAAGTTCCACCAGGATGACGTCGCTTACAACACGGCCAACGGCATGAGCTACGATGGGACGCAGCTCAActggacgacgggcgagcgAACGCTCAAGCACCCGTTCAGCGCTGCGAGCAAGgaa GCTCTGCAGATCATGCTCTATGCCCGCGCCATTGCAGGCTCCAAGGAGGCCGCTAGGTTCCTCGTCCCGgaccgcccgtcgacggcctccaGCGTGGCTGCGTCCATCATGCAGACGAAACTGGAAACATACCTCCGGTTCAATGAGACGTACCCTGGCTTCGGCGGCTTCCTACCGTGGATGACGACCAGCAACAAGGATGTGCAGCCGACCAGTGACTGGGTGAATCGTGTGCCTGCTCTGGACAATGG TGAGCTTCTGTGGGCCGTGTACGCCTGCATCCAGGCCCTCGAGAGCAGCGACAACCCGTCGTTTggcaagctggccaaggggTGGCAGACGTGGTTCGACTACGTCAAGACTACTGCCGTGCCCGTCTTCTACCGCGGCCAGGGCCTCGTCTGCGCCGTGACCAAGATCAAGGACCAGGGCCTACCAGTGTCGGACGCCGGGCAGCACTACGAGTGCGAGACGCCCAACTACCTCGACGACCCCtacgagggcgagctgtTCACGCACTTTGTCAATCTCTTCAGCAAGTTGCCCAAGAAGGAAAAGGATCAGCTTTGGACGGTGAAGCGCAAGAAGCTCGTGAGCGTCGAGTATAACATGGGATGCGTGGGTCCGATCACGGTCGAGCAAG GCTTCTGGTTCTCGAGCCATGAGCCTTGGAAGGTCTTGGAGCTGCCTTACTACGACGTAGACATTGTTCG CCGGCTGTATCACAACGCCGAGCGAGCCAGGACGTGCAACTCGGCCGTCACCAAGGTGCCCGGTCTCTTCGCCTCGGTCAATAACTCGACGGACCCCGAGACCGACACCATCATCGGGTACATTTCGCCCGCCGGCATTCCGTCCATTGCGAGCCAAAAGGAGCAGGAGCACGATGTGATCACGCCCTATGGCGCATGGCCCACGATGATGTTTGACAAGGCCGTGGGGCTGGCTTGGTGGCACAACATGGTGACGGCCAAGAAGATGCAGA ATCCATATGGAAGCACCGAGTCGACGAGAGTTGACGGCAAATTGGTCTCTGCACTTGTGACTTGGGACAGCAAAGTCACGACGGTTGTGTCGCTGCTTGGCGGGGTGGGGGACCTCGTCCGGGACAAGCTCAAGAAGGACCGCAAGTACGATGAATTCGTGTCAGTGACAAAC AGAGAGTATTCAAGGGTGTTTAAAAAGTTAAAGGGAGAGAAAATCCAACTGTGTCTGCCTAGAGCCAGGGTGCCAGAGGCTGGGCTGGAGGATTTCTCGTCATGCAAATAA
- a CDS encoding uncharacterized protein (EggNog:ENOG503PCI6~COG:K~TransMembrane:1 (o551-571i)) produces MASGSASAGAAKPKKTRAKHACRECNSRRVKCNVTERQPCANCAASGATCEVLPSRRGRYPRRSRRLQPLAASEMSPSHGGDSTQPPSSSHVVEPTISLGSEHDPSASSPLRGYHASPPQPHIVAASEHVAPPTEATIETPSSTSAAGTLFFGESNFLTLVPGDEAATAGGGGGGGGIGGGSTAGGQKPRLTFPIPGSPGSQSQAEGAGTSAGTMRYLRDEGALTLPDLQTCLPALQAYFTWFHPSFPILDRAEITRRLAAMDISRFLLQCMLFIGATYCDDDTILAMGFGDRSEAKRLLYQRARLLFHADWEKDELILIQSIFLMSFWRGGPADVRDVRYWLGVVITLSESHGLHRSPRSQVSKSIQVARMRRRIWWCIYVRERQVAVALGLPSRIRDEDCDVEPLTTSDLESEICCSSNSLFGSCKPEHITYALKMVDLAKLLGRIIDLQFSPGQPTSSAATDVEGLDRALEAWRNSLPESMKCATDEGSESVWTCLLHLAYNHLRILIHRNSFLKFDEGNKWNQVVTSAACRISRIAEDMSTHGTLRYGQMHLITSLFAALCIHAISIRRGMGVSRRIAEHRAQMCLLCLKEIQKYWRINNNVLDLFLRYLDRSIADRLHAAQTDSAGGVPGSPLGDGGGGGNGSGMVTERFGSSVAAAGLSPASMPPPTGGPRGDAFSPGTAEQQHQGRAPPDNLMLLEDQYFNLVHGHWEGDDALGDLGLFLQADDFAPLKGLNVLGRSL; encoded by the exons ATGGCCTCCGGatccgcgtcggcgggcgcggcgaaGCCCAAGAAGACGCGCGCAAAGCACGCCTGCCGCGAGTGCAACTCCCGGCGGGTGAAATGCAACGTCACGGAGAGGCAGCCGTGCGCCAATTGCGCCGCATCGGGCGCGACGTGTGAGGTGCTGCCCTCCCGGCGAGGCAG GTATCCTCGCCGCTCACGCCGGCTTCAaccgctcgccgccagcgagatGAGCCCCAGTCACGGGGGAGACTCGACGCAGCCTCCTTCATCCTCCCACGTCGTCGAACCCACCATCTCGCTGGGCTCGGAGCACGATCCCAGCGCATCGAGTCCCCTCCGCGGCTATcacgcctcgccgccacagccgcacatcgtcgccgcctcggagCACGTCGCGCCCCCCACCGAGGCGACCATcgagacgccctcgtcgacctcggcggcggggacgctCTTCTTCGGCGAGTCCAACTTCCTGACGCTCGTGCCGGGCGATGAGGCCGcgaccgcgggcggcggcggcggcggcggcggcatcgggggcggcagcacgGCCGGGGGCCAGAAGCCGCGCCTCACCTTCCCCATCCCCGGCAGCCCGGGCTCGCAGtcgcaggccgagggcgcgggcacCAGCGCGGGCACGATGCGCtacctgcgcgacgagggcgcgctgACGCTGCCCGACCTGCAGACGTGCCTCCCCGCGCTGCAGGCTTACTTCACCTGGTTCCACCCGTCCTTCCCGATCCTCGACCGCGCCGAGATcacgcgccgcctcgccgccatggacatCTCGCGCTTCCTGCTGCAGTGCATGCTCTTCATCGGCGCCACGtactgcgacgacgacactaTCCTGGCCATGGGCTTCGGCGACCGCAGCGAGGCCAAGCGGCTGCTCTACCAGCGCGCCCGGCTGCTGTTCCACGCCGACTGGGAAAAGGACGAGCTCATCCTCATCCAGTCCATCTTCCTCATGAGCTTCTGGCGCGGAGGGCCCGCCGACGTGAGGGACGTGCGCTACTGGCTCGGCGTCGTGATAACGCTGTCCGAGTCCCACGGCCTGCACAGATC GCCGCGATCACAAGTCTCCAAGAGCATACAGGTAGCGCGGATGCGCAGGAGGATATGGTGGTGCATATAC GTGCGGGAGCGGCAAGTAGCTGTGGCATTGGGCCTTCCGAGCCGCATCAGGGACGAAGACTGCGATGTCGAGCCGCTGACGACCAGCGACCTCGAGTCAGAAATCTGCTGCTCCAGCAACTCTCTCTTCGGGTCCTGTAAGCCCGAGCACATTACCTACGCTCTCAAGATGGTTGATCTTGCCAAATTAC TGGGCCGAATCATCGACCTCCAGTTCTCACCCGGGCagccgacgtcgtcggcggcgacggacgtgGAGGGCCTAGACCGGGCGCTCGAGGCGTGGCGCAACAGCCTCCCCGAGAGCATGAAGTGCGCGaccgacgagggcagcgagtCGGTGTGGACGTGTCTCTTGCATCTCGCGTACAA CCACCTGCGCATCCTAATACACAGAAACAGCTTCCTCAAGTTCGACGAGGGCAACAAGTGGAATCAGGTCgtgacgagcgcggcgtgccgcatcagccgcatcgccgaggacaTGTCTACGCACGGGACGCTGCGCTACGGACAGATGCACCT CATAACCAGCCTCTTTGCGGCGCTGTGCATCCACGCCATCAGCATCcggcgcggcatgggcgtctcgcggcgcatcgccgagcaCCGCGCGCAGATGTGCCTGCTCTGCCTGAAGGAGATCCAAAAGTACTGgcgcatcaacaacaacgtGCTGGACCTGTTCCTGCGGTACCTGGACCGCTCCATCGCAGACCGGCTCCACGCCGCGCAGACGGacagcgcgggcggcgtgcccggctcgcccctcggcgacggcggcggcggcggcaacggcagtGGCATGGTGACGGAGCGGTTCGGGTCGTcggttgcggcggcaggcttgtcgccggcgtcgatgccgccgccgacggggggTCCACGCGGTGACGCCTTTTCACCCGGGacggccgagcagcagcaccagggacgcgcgccgcccgacaaTCTGATGCTGCTGGAGGACCAATACTTCAACCTGGTGCACGGGCACtgggagggcgacgacgcgctgggcgaccTGGGGCTGTTCCtgcaggccgacgactttGCGCCGCTCAAGGGGCTCAACGTGCTGGGACGGTCGTTGTAG
- a CDS encoding uncharacterized protein (EggNog:ENOG503P5NU~COG:L): MRASSSSSSSSSSMPASLPRPPSPVADRPRRRPVSRACDRCRRRKAKCDFIMSAGSCTHCRDNEVRCTFDLPLARRGPKSKKRPESSSTPAIGGIATFLSPPHPAPPPPVSLRVAASDPTHAAAVAGPAFGSPSSSSTGPWEPVGTLGTRNHVLSPSAVRDYPPRTPAGTHAVGALSRWHSLSRALALRNTTVERTVNRCLDLFFKYLYPLTPLVDEPSLRDGLSFFLNQTAAAPGAAQSQSSDLDAAPPNITNVGESWSAFPRDARASLTGEHLKTWPDATFTFITAVCAEAAFLLPKELFPEGESVADLFLQASRDCLNHYLEADLESPSANSITIRYFHSNCIHAAGKPKYSWHIFGEATRLAQVMRLHDESSFEGLYPIEAELRRRAFWIVYMGDKSAAILNNRPITIHKYSFESGITARYPTGLESRASRGPANVSSGSQDTARQSLIHGFNANLRLWQAASDLLLEVRLLQDQRSARHAVSDTASTTGMPESILTEDERQRLDRLYVGFITCLDDLPPYLQSYTFASIAGGGGGGSRGGAQSAHASQFVIQCANLQVSFHCLRMVITQKFEDISYFPPGAEQADLRKTEIVRDMLRVMHEAPFWSLQVNGEPYVEKIRLIGASLLAIIHRNQTSPLGARARSDFSVLLDILTRLDSKASDALRSDSTFAL; the protein is encoded by the exons AtgcgcgcgagcagcagcagcagcagcagcagcagcagcatgcccgcgtctcttcctcgcccaccgTCTCCAGTCGCGgaccgccctcggcgccggccggtGAGCAGGGCCTGCGATCGGTGCCGTCGCAGAAAAGCAAAG TGCGACTTCATCATGTCGGCCGGCAGCTGCACACACTGCCGCGACAACGAGGTCCGCTGCACCTTCGAcctgcccctcgcccgccgcggtcccaagtccaagaagaggcccgagtcgtcgtcgaccccgGCCATAGGCGGCATCGCAACATTTCTGTCGCCTCCTcaccccgcgccgcccccgcccgtcTCACTTCGTGTTGCTGCTAGCGACCCGACTCACGCGGCTGCCGTGGCTGGTCCGGCATTTGGCAgcccgtccagctcgtctACTGGACCCTGGGAGCCCGTTGGGACCCTCGGGACGCGCAACCATGTGCTCTCTCCGTCGGCAGTCCGCGACTATCCACCCCGGACCCCTGCTGGGACGCACGCGGTTGGGGCGTTGAGTCGGTGGCATAGCCTGTCCCGGGCGTTGGCACTTAGGAACACGACCGTTGAGCGGACCGTCAACCGGTGTCTGGATCTCTTCTTCAAATACCTCTACCCACTAACACCTCTTGTCGACGAGCCTAGCCTCCGGGATGGCCTGTCATTCTTCCTCAACCAgactgcggcggcacctGGAGCTGCCCAGTCGCAGTCGTCGGATCTCGACGCTGCCCCACCAAATATCACCAACGTCGGGGAATCATGGTCGGCATTTCCCCGTGACGCGCGTGCCAGCTTGACGGGGGAGCATCTCAAGACATGGCCAGACGCCACCTTTACCTTCATTACGGCAGTttgcgccgaggcggcattTCTCTTGCCGAAAGAGCTTTTCCCCGAAGGCGAGAGTGTCGCCGACCTCTTCCTCCAAGCCTCGCGCGATTGCCTCAACCACTACCTTGAGGCGGACCTCGAGAGCCCCAGCGCCAACTCCATCACGATTCGCTACTTCCACTCCAACTGCATCCATGCTGCGGGGAAACCCAAGTACTCGTGGCACATCTTtggcgaggcgacgaggctggctCAGGTGATGCGATTACATGATGAGTCGTCCTTCGAAGGCCTGTATCCAATTGAGGCggagcttcgccgccgggcgtTCTGGATCGTCTACATGGGCGACAAGTCAGCTGCCATTCTGAACAACCGGCCCATTACCATTCACAAGTACTCGTTCGAGTCGGGCATTACGGCGAGATATCCCACGGGTCTCGAAAgccgggcgtcgagggggcCCGCTAACGTTTCCTCCGGCTCGCAGGATACGGCGCGGCAGAGCCTGATCCATGGCTTTAATGCGAACCTGCGCCTCTGGCAAGCGGCTTCGGACTTACTCCTGGAGGTGCGCTTGCTGCAAGACCAGCGCTCGGCACGTCATGCTGTCTCCGACACTGCCTCGACTACCGGCATGCCGGAGTCTATTCTCACAGAGGACGAGAGGCAGCGCCTAGACAGGCTCTACGTGGGCTTCATCACATGCCTAGACGACCTCCCGCCGTATCTGCAGTCGTACACGTTTGCGTccatcgcgggcggcggcggcggcggcagcaggggcGGAGCGCAGTCGGCGCACGCGAGCCAGTTCGTCATCCAGTGCGCAAACCTGCAAGTCTCGTTCCATTGCCTGCGGATGGTCATTACGCAAAAGTTTGAGGACATTTCGTACTTTCCGCCCGGGGCGGAGCAGGCGGATTTGCGCAAGACGGAGATTGTGCGGGACATGCTGCGCGTGATGCACGAGGCGCCGTTTTGGTCGCTCCAAGTCAACGGCGAGCCTTAT
- a CDS encoding uncharacterized protein (EggNog:ENOG503P5NU~COG:L), with protein MSAGSCTHCRDNEVRCTFDLPLARRGPKSKKRPESSSTPAIGGIATFLSPPHPAPPPPVSLRVAASDPTHAAAVAGPAFGSPSSSSTGPWEPVGTLGTRNHVLSPSAVRDYPPRTPAGTHAVGALSRWHSLSRALALRNTTVERTVNRCLDLFFKYLYPLTPLVDEPSLRDGLSFFLNQTAAAPGAAQSQSSDLDAAPPNITNVGESWSAFPRDARASLTGEHLKTWPDATFTFITAVCAEAAFLLPKELFPEGESVADLFLQASRDCLNHYLEADLESPSANSITIRYFHSNCIHAAGKPKYSWHIFGEATRLAQVMRLHDESSFEGLYPIEAELRRRAFWIVYMGDKSAAILNNRPITIHKYSFESGITARYPTGLESRASRGPANVSSGSQDTARQSLIHGFNANLRLWQAASDLLLEVRLLQDQRSARHAVSDTASTTGMPESILTEDERQRLDRLYVGFITCLDDLPPYLQSYTFASIAGGGGGGSRGGAQSAHASQFVIQCANLQVSFHCLRMVITQKFEDISYFPPGAEQADLRKTEIVRDMLRVMHEAPFWSLQVNGEPYVEKIRLIGASLLAIIHRNQTSPLGARARSDFSVLLDILTRLDSKASDALRSDSTFAL; from the coding sequence ATGTCGGCCGGCAGCTGCACACACTGCCGCGACAACGAGGTCCGCTGCACCTTCGAcctgcccctcgcccgccgcggtcccaagtccaagaagaggcccgagtcgtcgtcgaccccgGCCATAGGCGGCATCGCAACATTTCTGTCGCCTCCTcaccccgcgccgcccccgcccgtcTCACTTCGTGTTGCTGCTAGCGACCCGACTCACGCGGCTGCCGTGGCTGGTCCGGCATTTGGCAgcccgtccagctcgtctACTGGACCCTGGGAGCCCGTTGGGACCCTCGGGACGCGCAACCATGTGCTCTCTCCGTCGGCAGTCCGCGACTATCCACCCCGGACCCCTGCTGGGACGCACGCGGTTGGGGCGTTGAGTCGGTGGCATAGCCTGTCCCGGGCGTTGGCACTTAGGAACACGACCGTTGAGCGGACCGTCAACCGGTGTCTGGATCTCTTCTTCAAATACCTCTACCCACTAACACCTCTTGTCGACGAGCCTAGCCTCCGGGATGGCCTGTCATTCTTCCTCAACCAgactgcggcggcacctGGAGCTGCCCAGTCGCAGTCGTCGGATCTCGACGCTGCCCCACCAAATATCACCAACGTCGGGGAATCATGGTCGGCATTTCCCCGTGACGCGCGTGCCAGCTTGACGGGGGAGCATCTCAAGACATGGCCAGACGCCACCTTTACCTTCATTACGGCAGTttgcgccgaggcggcattTCTCTTGCCGAAAGAGCTTTTCCCCGAAGGCGAGAGTGTCGCCGACCTCTTCCTCCAAGCCTCGCGCGATTGCCTCAACCACTACCTTGAGGCGGACCTCGAGAGCCCCAGCGCCAACTCCATCACGATTCGCTACTTCCACTCCAACTGCATCCATGCTGCGGGGAAACCCAAGTACTCGTGGCACATCTTtggcgaggcgacgaggctggctCAGGTGATGCGATTACATGATGAGTCGTCCTTCGAAGGCCTGTATCCAATTGAGGCggagcttcgccgccgggcgtTCTGGATCGTCTACATGGGCGACAAGTCAGCTGCCATTCTGAACAACCGGCCCATTACCATTCACAAGTACTCGTTCGAGTCGGGCATTACGGCGAGATATCCCACGGGTCTCGAAAgccgggcgtcgagggggcCCGCTAACGTTTCCTCCGGCTCGCAGGATACGGCGCGGCAGAGCCTGATCCATGGCTTTAATGCGAACCTGCGCCTCTGGCAAGCGGCTTCGGACTTACTCCTGGAGGTGCGCTTGCTGCAAGACCAGCGCTCGGCACGTCATGCTGTCTCCGACACTGCCTCGACTACCGGCATGCCGGAGTCTATTCTCACAGAGGACGAGAGGCAGCGCCTAGACAGGCTCTACGTGGGCTTCATCACATGCCTAGACGACCTCCCGCCGTATCTGCAGTCGTACACGTTTGCGTccatcgcgggcggcggcggcggcggcagcaggggcGGAGCGCAGTCGGCGCACGCGAGCCAGTTCGTCATCCAGTGCGCAAACCTGCAAGTCTCGTTCCATTGCCTGCGGATGGTCATTACGCAAAAGTTTGAGGACATTTCGTACTTTCCGCCCGGGGCGGAGCAGGCGGATTTGCGCAAGACGGAGATTGTGCGGGACATGCTGCGCGTGATGCACGAGGCGCCGTTTTGGTCGCTCCAAGTCAACGGCGAGCCTTAT
- a CDS encoding uncharacterized protein (EggNog:ENOG503PCI6~TransMembrane:1 (n4-15c33/34o95-113i)~COG:B), producing the protein MQRLTVSPAAARALLRRRQCAAAARASMAMAAARVSAFSTQQRRLLDAQKSNSSSNNNHTATGGSGSGSGAKKPAEDNPFETNFAGLGLSKNMKVFLIVVVSIFGTMETWMYCKAIWRWWKGGDDKGAAAALQQE; encoded by the coding sequence ATGCAACGCCTCAccgtctcccccgccgcagcgcgggccctcctgcgccgccgccagtgcgccgccgccgcgcgcgcctccatggccatggccgcagCGCGCGTGTCGGCGTTTTCcacccagcagcggcgactgCTCGATGCGCAAAAGAGcaatagcagcagcaacaacaaccacaccgcgaccggcggcagcggcagcggcagcggcgcaaaAAAGCCCGCCGAGGACAACCCCTTCGAGACCAACTTTGCGGGCCTGGGGCTCAGCAAGAACATGAAGGTgttcctcatcgtcgtcgtgtccaTCTTTGGCACCATGGAGACGTGGATGTACTGCAAGGCCAtctggcggtggtggaagggcggcgacgacaagggcgccgcggccgcgctgcagcaggagtGA
- a CDS encoding Medium-chain acyl-CoA dehydrogenase (EggNog:ENOG503NY73~COG:I) has translation MSRLVLRRVRQAGRPVVMSQFSSSPSSSSLLLLPSASHSHGSLRDGGHRHQQRGFSASSSRRIMETTGFTENQLMVREAVGQICAQFPNTYWQEHDQKEQDPSDFHAAMAKAGWLGIALPESLGGSGLGISEATMMMQTITESGAGMAGAQAIHANVYATQPLARFGTREQLEHTIPNIISGKWRACFGVTEPNAGLNTLGLATAAHRLPDGSGYRVSGQKIWITCAQVASKMILLARTTPLEQVRRPSEGLSLFCIDLDRSQPGLEMRKIKKMGGRAVDANEVFFDGYSIPSSALIGEEGKGFKLILHGMNAERCLLAGEALGLGYAALERAASYARERVVFGRPIGQNQGVAHPLADAYMRLEAAKLATYHAARLYDAAATGTDESIKQDAVGVAANSAKYVAAEAAFAACERAVMAHGGMGYAAEYDVERWLRECLVPRIAPVSREMILNYIGEKVLRLPRSY, from the coding sequence ATGTCTCGCCTCGTCCTACGCCGCGTGCGGcaagccggccggccggtggTGATGTCCCAGTtttcatcatcgccgtcatcatcatcattattATTATTGCCCTCAGCTTCACACAGCCATGGTTCATTGCGAGACGGTGGCCACCGCCATCAACAACGCGGTTtttccgcctcgtcgtcgcgacggATCATGGAAACGACGGGCTTCACGGAGAACCAGCTCATGGTGCGCGAGGCAGTCGGCCAGATCTGCGCCCAGTTCCCCAACACGTACTGGCAGGAGCACGACCAGAAGGAGCAAGACCCGAGCGACTTCcacgcggccatggccaaggccggGTGGCTGGGCATCGCGCTGCCCGAgtcgctgggcggcagcgggctggGCATCTCCGAGGCGACCATGATGATGCAGACCATCACCGAGTCGGGcgcgggcatggcgggcgcgcaggccaTCCACGCCAACGTGTACGCGACGCAGCCGCTCGCCAGGTTTGGCAcgcgcgagcagctcgagcacACCATCCCCAACATCATCTCGGGCAAGTGGCGCGCCTGCTTTGGCGTCACGGAGCCCAACGCGGGGCTCAACACGCTGGGGctcgcgaccgccgcgcaCCGCCTCCCGGACGGCAGCGGCTACCGCGTCTCGGGGCAGAAGATCTGGATTACGTGCGCGCAGGTGGCGTCCAAGATGATCCTGCTGGCGCGCACGACGCCGCTGGAGCAGGTGCGCCGGCCCAGCGAGGGGCTCTCGCTGTTCTGCATCGACCTGGACAGGAGCCAGCCCGGGCTGGAGATGCGCAAGATCAAGAAGAtgggcggccgcgccgtcgacgccaacgaggtCTTCTTCGACGGGTATAGCATACCGTCCAGCGCGCtcatcggcgaggagggcaagggctTCAAGCTCATCCTCCACGGCATGAACGCCGAGCGCTgcctgctggcgggcgaggcccTGGGACTGGGCTacgcggcgctcgagcgcgccgccagctacgcccgcgagcgcgtcgtcttcgggcGGCCCATCGGGCAGAACCAGGGCGTGGCGCACCCGCTGGCCGACGCGTACATgcggctcgaggcggcgaagCTGGCCACGTACCACGCGGCGCGGCTgtacgacgccgcggccacgggcACCGACGAGAGCATCAAGCAGGACGCCGTCGGGGTGGCGGCCAACAGCGCAAAGTacgtggcggccgaggcggcgttTGCGGCGTGTGAGCGCGCGGTGATGGCGCACGGCGGCATGGGCTACGCGGCCGAGTACGACGTCGAGCGGTGGCTGCGGGAGTGCCTGGTGCCGCGGATCGCGCCGGTGAGCAGGGAGATGATTCTCAACTACATTGGCGAGAaggtgctgcggctgccgagGAGCTACTGA
- a CDS encoding uncharacterized protein (EggNog:ENOG503PCI6~COG:K): MSPSHGGDSTQPPSSSHVVEPTISLGSEHDPSASSPLRGYHASPPQPHIVAASEHVAPPTEATIETPSSTSAAGTLFFGESNFLTLVPGDEAATAGGGGGGGGIGGGSTAGGQKPRLTFPIPGSPGSQSQAEGAGTSAGTMRYLRDEGALTLPDLQTCLPALQAYFTWFHPSFPILDRAEITRRLAAMDISRFLLQCMLFIGATYCDDDTILAMGFGDRSEAKRLLYQRARLLFHADWEKDELILIQSIFLMSFWRGGPADVRDVRYWLGVVITLSESHGLHRSPRSQVSKSIQVARMRRRIWWCIYVRERQVAVALGLPSRIRDEDCDVEPLTTSDLESEICCSSNSLFGSCKPEHITYALKMVDLAKLLGRIIDLQFSPGQPTSSAATDVEGLDRALEAWRNSLPESMKCATDEGSESVWTCLLHLAYNHLRILIHRNSFLKFDEGNKWNQVVTSAACRISRIAEDMSTHGTLRYGQMHL; this comes from the exons atGAGCCCCAGTCACGGGGGAGACTCGACGCAGCCTCCTTCATCCTCCCACGTCGTCGAACCCACCATCTCGCTGGGCTCGGAGCACGATCCCAGCGCATCGAGTCCCCTCCGCGGCTATcacgcctcgccgccacagccgcacatcgtcgccgcctcggagCACGTCGCGCCCCCCACCGAGGCGACCATcgagacgccctcgtcgacctcggcggcggggacgctCTTCTTCGGCGAGTCCAACTTCCTGACGCTCGTGCCGGGCGATGAGGCCGcgaccgcgggcggcggcggcggcggcggcggcatcgggggcggcagcacgGCCGGGGGCCAGAAGCCGCGCCTCACCTTCCCCATCCCCGGCAGCCCGGGCTCGCAGtcgcaggccgagggcgcgggcacCAGCGCGGGCACGATGCGCtacctgcgcgacgagggcgcgctgACGCTGCCCGACCTGCAGACGTGCCTCCCCGCGCTGCAGGCTTACTTCACCTGGTTCCACCCGTCCTTCCCGATCCTCGACCGCGCCGAGATcacgcgccgcctcgccgccatggacatCTCGCGCTTCCTGCTGCAGTGCATGCTCTTCATCGGCGCCACGtactgcgacgacgacactaTCCTGGCCATGGGCTTCGGCGACCGCAGCGAGGCCAAGCGGCTGCTCTACCAGCGCGCCCGGCTGCTGTTCCACGCCGACTGGGAAAAGGACGAGCTCATCCTCATCCAGTCCATCTTCCTCATGAGCTTCTGGCGCGGAGGGCCCGCCGACGTGAGGGACGTGCGCTACTGGCTCGGCGTCGTGATAACGCTGTCCGAGTCCCACGGCCTGCACAGATC GCCGCGATCACAAGTCTCCAAGAGCATACAGGTAGCGCGGATGCGCAGGAGGATATGGTGGTGCATATAC GTGCGGGAGCGGCAAGTAGCTGTGGCATTGGGCCTTCCGAGCCGCATCAGGGACGAAGACTGCGATGTCGAGCCGCTGACGACCAGCGACCTCGAGTCAGAAATCTGCTGCTCCAGCAACTCTCTCTTCGGGTCCTGTAAGCCCGAGCACATTACCTACGCTCTCAAGATGGTTGATCTTGCCAAATTAC TGGGCCGAATCATCGACCTCCAGTTCTCACCCGGGCagccgacgtcgtcggcggcgacggacgtgGAGGGCCTAGACCGGGCGCTCGAGGCGTGGCGCAACAGCCTCCCCGAGAGCATGAAGTGCGCGaccgacgagggcagcgagtCGGTGTGGACGTGTCTCTTGCATCTCGCGTACAA CCACCTGCGCATCCTAATACACAGAAACAGCTTCCTCAAGTTCGACGAGGGCAACAAGTGGAATCAGGTCgtgacgagcgcggcgtgccgcatcagccgcatcgccgaggacaTGTCTACGCACGGGACGCTGCGCTACGGACAGATGCACCTGTGA